One window of the Chryseobacterium camelliae genome contains the following:
- a CDS encoding sigma-70 family RNA polymerase sigma factor produces MRQLKITKQVTNRETASLDKYLQEIGKVELITADEEVELAQRIRAGDRAALEKLIKANLRFVVSVSKQYQNQGLSLPDLINEGNLGLMKAAKRYDETRGFKFISYAVWWIRQSILQALAEQSRIVRLPLNKIGSINKINKAYAHLEQENERPPSPEELAEVLDMSEEDIKESMKNSGRHLSMDAPLVEGEDSNLYDVLRSGESPSPDKDLMLESLQIEIERALNTLTPREADLVRLYFGLNGKHPMTLEEIGETFDLTRERVRQIKEKAIKRLKHNTRSKILKSYLGK; encoded by the coding sequence ATGAGACAGTTAAAAATTACTAAGCAGGTAACCAACAGGGAAACTGCTTCATTAGACAAGTATCTGCAGGAGATCGGTAAAGTGGAACTGATTACCGCAGACGAAGAGGTGGAATTGGCACAAAGGATCCGTGCCGGCGACAGAGCCGCACTGGAGAAGCTGATCAAGGCCAACCTTCGTTTCGTGGTTTCCGTATCCAAACAGTACCAGAACCAGGGTCTTTCACTGCCCGACTTGATTAATGAAGGAAACCTGGGGTTGATGAAAGCGGCCAAAAGATATGACGAAACCAGAGGTTTCAAATTCATTTCCTATGCCGTGTGGTGGATCCGTCAGTCAATCTTACAGGCTTTGGCAGAACAGTCCAGAATTGTAAGATTACCGTTGAATAAAATCGGTTCAATCAACAAGATCAATAAAGCATATGCCCACCTTGAACAGGAAAATGAAAGACCGCCTTCCCCGGAGGAGCTGGCTGAAGTTCTGGACATGAGTGAGGAAGACATCAAGGAATCCATGAAAAATTCCGGAAGGCATTTGTCGATGGATGCTCCGTTGGTGGAAGGAGAAGATTCCAACCTGTATGACGTACTGCGTTCAGGAGAATCTCCAAGCCCGGATAAAGACCTGATGCTGGAATCTCTTCAGATTGAGATTGAAAGAGCCCTGAATACCCTTACGCCAAGAGAAGCGGATCTGGTAAGACTGTATTTCGGTCTTAACGGAAAGCATCCGATGACGTTGGAAGAAATCGGGGAAACGTTTGATCTTACGAGGGAACGTGTAAGACAGATCAAAGAAAAAGCAATCAAAAGATTGAAGCACAACACCAGAAGCAAGATCCTTAAATCTTATCTGGGTAAATAA
- a CDS encoding S1/P1 nuclease, translating to MYSKLLMLAFISSSLYSYAWGLTGHRIIAEIAENHLSGKARREIKKMMGRERLAYWANWPDFIKSDTTGAWKQASAWHYVNIDPQTDFKTFEQKLKMQAGPSLYTQVNTLSSQIKDSRTSEKDRKIALIFLIHIMGDLAQPLHVGRAEDLGGNKINVTYFGEKTNLHSVWDGKLVDSQKYSYTEYSRLLDIKSDDEVKKIQSGTLEDWLYDSHTIANRIYAQTPDGSKLSFDYQYKFNDTVERQLLYGGLRLAKWLNDLF from the coding sequence ATGTATTCTAAATTACTGATGCTTGCATTCATCTCCTCTTCGTTATACAGCTATGCGTGGGGACTGACAGGGCACAGGATTATTGCAGAAATTGCAGAAAACCACCTTTCCGGGAAAGCCAGGAGGGAAATCAAAAAGATGATGGGCCGCGAAAGGCTGGCGTATTGGGCCAACTGGCCGGATTTCATTAAATCCGATACCACGGGAGCATGGAAGCAGGCATCAGCATGGCATTATGTGAACATTGACCCGCAGACCGACTTCAAAACGTTTGAACAGAAACTTAAGATGCAGGCAGGACCAAGCCTGTATACACAGGTCAATACCCTGTCCAGCCAGATTAAAGACAGCAGGACCTCTGAAAAGGACCGTAAAATTGCGCTTATTTTCCTGATCCACATTATGGGTGACCTTGCCCAGCCTCTGCATGTGGGACGCGCAGAAGATTTGGGCGGAAACAAGATCAACGTTACCTATTTCGGGGAAAAGACCAACCTTCATTCCGTATGGGACGGCAAACTGGTAGATTCGCAAAAATACAGCTATACGGAATACTCCAGGCTTCTGGACATCAAGTCTGATGATGAAGTGAAAAAAATCCAGTCCGGTACCCTGGAAGACTGGCTGTATGATTCCCATACCATTGCCAACAGAATTTATGCTCAGACACCTGACGGTTCAAAACTGTCTTTCGACTATCAGTATAAATTCAACGACACCGTGGAAAGACAATTGCTGTACGGAGGACTGAGACTGGCAAAATGGCTGAATGATCTGTTCTAG
- a CDS encoding type VI secretion system baseplate subunit TssG: MMYENSVATLHYNQLQTDFKAEAVAVNLLKYHRAVSNIFIERLGINDRAYLKDIRRITSQYLGFDEEVYTIETYREGIYDYLPEGLFHPPSLGASRKNVDHIVREIRKQKKVEEDARKFFRPFELEIFFTEVSALLKEFDFDIASDTHTLLNTVSELWPLLRMLDRHHASIFIYILPFFHQIRGDKAWFERCMSAFLMVPVEVTFAPNVIDRIEQEDDSMLLGNSRLGVTYIPSGRHMDGERNWVVNIGPIPYMEMKNYIEGSPFRNVLRALYDHFLPVTVDVEENFITEKQDFSFSLEDDERNASRLGYSTFL, from the coding sequence ATGATGTATGAAAATTCTGTTGCAACCCTGCATTATAATCAGCTCCAGACTGATTTTAAGGCGGAGGCAGTAGCGGTAAATCTTTTGAAATACCACAGGGCTGTCAGCAATATATTTATAGAACGCCTCGGCATCAATGACCGTGCTTATCTCAAAGATATCAGAAGGATTACCAGCCAGTACCTGGGATTCGATGAAGAGGTGTACACAATAGAGACTTACCGCGAAGGCATTTATGACTACCTTCCGGAAGGGCTTTTCCATCCGCCTTCGCTGGGCGCCTCACGTAAGAATGTAGACCATATCGTGAGGGAGATCCGTAAACAGAAAAAAGTAGAGGAGGATGCCCGGAAATTTTTCCGGCCTTTTGAGCTTGAAATTTTCTTTACGGAAGTCAGTGCGCTGCTGAAGGAATTCGACTTTGATATTGCCAGCGATACCCATACGCTTCTGAATACAGTCAGTGAGCTCTGGCCCCTGCTCCGCATGCTGGACCGCCATCATGCTTCCATCTTCATCTACATTCTTCCATTCTTCCATCAGATCCGCGGTGACAAGGCCTGGTTCGAGCGCTGTATGAGCGCATTTTTAATGGTCCCTGTGGAAGTAACCTTTGCCCCGAATGTCATTGATAGGATAGAGCAGGAAGATGATTCCATGCTTCTGGGCAATTCAAGGCTGGGGGTAACGTATATTCCAAGCGGCAGACACATGGACGGAGAACGCAACTGGGTAGTGAATATCGGGCCTATTCCATACATGGAAATGAAAAATTATATAGAGGGGAGCCCGTTTCGAAATGTACTCAGGGCGTTGTATGATCATTTCCTTCCGGTAACGGTAGATGTAGAGGAAAACTTCATCACGGAAAAACAGGATTTTTCTTTCTCCCTGGAAGATGATGAAAGAAATGCCAGCCGCCTCGGATACTCTACATTCCTGTAA
- a CDS encoding TssN family type VI secretion system protein — MEISSVKGVFLRYILMPLLAVIMMTVLGVIRRNKPAIKIKVIIVYVLLCGLCLALPGFFGFAGNLFNPYWYLIAQIIFLIFGIIHVNLMDHYFKKHIESVSMSILFESLLTLTCMVIGGYLFTLIFNWMGKGTGYAAMAATSMLIFLVPMVFYYCYIQFITIPFDIYKTWRYSPDQKLPDFEGADFDRLMVLNVELSKNLEDANRFRIKAKTLPTGVTFGDWFYRVVDDYNHKNPNSIIHLTDQQKEPYYWIFYTKKSFFSFRKYIDFNEDITANSISENEVVICKRVIQHEEEGARKS, encoded by the coding sequence ATGGAAATTTCTTCAGTAAAAGGAGTCTTTTTAAGGTATATTCTTATGCCGTTACTGGCGGTAATCATGATGACCGTTCTCGGGGTTATCCGAAGGAACAAACCGGCCATCAAGATCAAGGTGATCATCGTATATGTTTTATTATGCGGCCTATGCCTTGCCTTACCCGGATTTTTCGGTTTTGCAGGGAACCTTTTCAATCCTTACTGGTATCTTATCGCACAGATTATTTTCCTGATTTTCGGAATCATCCATGTGAACCTGATGGACCATTATTTTAAGAAACACATTGAATCCGTTTCCATGAGCATCCTGTTTGAATCCCTGCTTACTCTTACCTGTATGGTAATCGGAGGGTATCTGTTCACGTTGATTTTCAACTGGATGGGCAAGGGAACGGGTTATGCAGCCATGGCGGCAACCAGCATGCTGATCTTCCTGGTGCCGATGGTTTTTTATTACTGCTACATCCAGTTCATTACGATTCCGTTCGATATTTATAAAACATGGCGGTATTCCCCGGATCAGAAGCTTCCTGATTTTGAAGGCGCGGATTTCGATCGCCTGATGGTACTGAACGTAGAACTGAGCAAGAACCTTGAAGATGCCAACCGATTCAGGATAAAAGCCAAGACGCTTCCTACGGGGGTAACGTTCGGCGACTGGTTTTACCGTGTGGTAGATGATTACAACCATAAAAACCCGAATTCGATCATCCATCTTACCGACCAGCAGAAAGAACCGTACTACTGGATCTTTTACACCAAGAAATCGTTTTTCAGCTTCCGTAAATACATTGACTTCAACGAAGATATAACAGCCAACAGCATTTCTGAAAATGAAGTGGTGATCTGCAAGCGGGTGATCCAGCATGAAGAGGAGGGAGCCAGAAAATCATAA
- a CDS encoding metal-dependent transcriptional regulator produces the protein MPKITLTEENYLKALFHVVDPEGKVTINELSKFLNVKMPSVNNMMKKFADKGWVVYETYKPLLVTEKGRREAALVVRKHRLTEMFLVKNMNFGWENVHEIAEQLEHVHSQVFFDKMDEILNYPKFDPHGEPIPDKDGNIIAQDLQKLSSCETGETVVFTSVTLSDDAFLSYLNERNLLLDTKIRVIKIENFDKSMTIEIEGKKEILSKKATEKILVRK, from the coding sequence ATGCCGAAAATAACCTTAACCGAAGAAAATTACCTGAAAGCCCTGTTTCATGTTGTTGACCCAGAAGGTAAAGTGACCATCAATGAGCTCAGCAAGTTCCTCAATGTAAAGATGCCGAGTGTCAACAATATGATGAAGAAATTCGCTGATAAAGGCTGGGTAGTCTATGAAACGTACAAACCGCTCCTGGTCACGGAAAAAGGCCGGCGCGAAGCTGCGCTGGTCGTCCGTAAGCACCGCCTTACGGAAATGTTTCTCGTAAAGAATATGAATTTCGGATGGGAAAATGTCCATGAAATTGCCGAACAGCTTGAACATGTCCATTCACAGGTTTTCTTTGACAAAATGGATGAGATCCTTAACTATCCTAAATTTGATCCGCACGGTGAGCCCATTCCCGATAAAGACGGTAACATCATTGCCCAGGACCTGCAGAAACTCAGCAGCTGTGAAACCGGCGAGACCGTAGTTTTCACTTCTGTTACCCTTTCCGACGATGCCTTCCTGAGTTATCTCAATGAACGCAACCTTCTGTTGGATACCAAAATAAGGGTCATCAAAATTGAGAACTTTGATAAATCCATGACTATAGAAATTGAAGGAAAAAAAGAAATCCTCAGCAAAAAAGCCACTGAAAAAATCCTGGTCAGGAAATAG
- a CDS encoding threonine aldolase family protein: MKFSFKNDYSEGCHPNILRALLEHNEDQQAGYGEDQYSMQAKELIRARMNSHTSDIYFISGGTQANLIVISSVLRPYQCAISAATGHILNNETGAIEATGHKVLSIETSDGKLKPSDIAPVLESHRNVPHQVMPKLVYISNSTELGTVYDRGELEALSAFCTLHDLYLFMDGARLGHGLTAETSDLTLEDVARLTDVFYMGGTKNGALIGEAVIINNPLLQQDFAFNIKQKGALLAKGRLLGIQFLELMKEDLYFDLARHANGQAMKIKNFLKERGVQFLSDTYTNQIFPVLSNTLIERLSESFEFYIWKKIDDQSSAIRLITSWNTGDESVSRFIQVIEQAMPEI; the protein is encoded by the coding sequence ATGAAATTTTCATTTAAAAACGATTATTCCGAAGGCTGCCACCCGAATATCCTGCGGGCACTTTTAGAACATAATGAGGATCAGCAGGCGGGTTACGGAGAGGATCAATATTCCATGCAGGCTAAAGAGCTGATCAGAGCGCGCATGAACAGCCACACTTCAGATATTTATTTTATTTCAGGAGGGACGCAGGCCAACCTGATTGTTATTTCTTCCGTCCTACGGCCTTATCAGTGTGCAATTTCAGCTGCTACCGGGCATATTCTCAATAATGAAACGGGAGCCATTGAGGCTACCGGACATAAAGTTTTAAGCATTGAAACCAGCGATGGGAAACTGAAACCATCCGACATCGCTCCTGTTTTAGAATCGCACCGCAATGTACCGCACCAGGTAATGCCTAAACTCGTGTATATTTCCAATTCTACCGAACTCGGGACGGTGTACGACAGGGGAGAACTGGAAGCTTTATCAGCGTTCTGTACACTGCATGATCTGTACCTGTTCATGGACGGTGCCAGGCTGGGGCATGGGCTTACCGCTGAAACCAGTGATCTTACGCTGGAAGATGTGGCCCGGCTGACCGATGTTTTTTATATGGGCGGAACCAAAAACGGCGCATTGATAGGAGAGGCAGTGATCATCAACAATCCTTTGCTGCAACAGGATTTTGCGTTCAATATCAAGCAGAAAGGCGCATTGCTGGCTAAAGGCAGGCTGCTGGGAATCCAGTTTCTGGAACTGATGAAAGAAGATTTGTATTTTGACCTGGCGAGACATGCCAACGGACAGGCGATGAAGATTAAAAATTTCCTGAAGGAGCGGGGAGTACAGTTTCTGTCCGATACCTATACCAACCAGATTTTTCCTGTTCTCAGCAATACCCTTATTGAACGTTTATCCGAAAGCTTTGAGTTTTACATATGGAAAAAGATAGATGACCAGTCTTCTGCCATACGCCTGATCACTTCCTGGAATACCGGCGATGAATCGGTAAGCCGTTTTATACAGGTAATAGAACAGGCAATGCCTGAAATATAA
- a CDS encoding DUF4256 domain-containing protein, with protein MHKNNLSAERTFELIEILSERFTSNMHRHKDLDWQQILVKLQQHPEKLWSLDQMEISGGEPDVIRCDQDSHTYLFIDCSPESPMRRSLCYDHQAWESRKANKPFGNAVDMASVMGVEILSEQQYRELQLLGKFDRKTSSWIKTPDSVRNLGGALFCDFRYDMVFTYHNGADSYYAARGFRGCLKI; from the coding sequence ATGCATAAAAATAACCTATCTGCAGAAAGGACTTTTGAGCTGATTGAAATCCTTTCGGAGCGTTTTACAAGCAATATGCACCGTCATAAAGATCTTGACTGGCAGCAGATCCTTGTAAAACTTCAACAGCATCCCGAAAAGCTCTGGTCCCTGGATCAGATGGAAATCTCCGGCGGCGAGCCTGATGTGATCCGATGTGATCAGGATTCGCATACTTATCTGTTTATCGACTGTTCGCCGGAAAGTCCGATGCGGCGAAGTTTATGCTACGACCATCAGGCATGGGAATCCAGAAAAGCCAATAAACCGTTTGGTAACGCTGTAGACATGGCTTCAGTAATGGGCGTTGAAATCCTCAGTGAACAGCAATACCGTGAGCTTCAGCTGCTGGGAAAATTCGACCGCAAAACATCCAGCTGGATCAAAACCCCTGATTCCGTACGGAACCTGGGCGGAGCCTTATTTTGTGATTTCCGTTATGACATGGTCTTCACCTATCATAATGGCGCCGATTCCTATTATGCAGCCAGAGGTTTCAGAGGTTGCCTGAAGATATGA
- a CDS encoding serine hydrolase domain-containing protein produces MFNGNVLIADQGKITFEKNYGLANEETGQKLDNNTVFELASISKQFTAMGIVLLEKQGKLKYDDNISKYIPELSFYGNISIRNLLNHTNGLPDYIKIFEEKWDKTKIATNQDIVNLLVQYQPKPVFQPGEKYEYSDTGYTVLALIIEKVSGKTFGQFLKESIFKPLKMENTFVYRRRFETKEIKNYALGYITDSSGHKILPDSLGKEFYTYYLDGIVGDGTVNSTTEDLLKWDRALYTDKLINSRDKELIFNSVKTKNGEETQYGFGWFIGNSKKYGKIVYHSGGWPGYSTFIERHLDNDKTIIILQNTSDTKINAALQQVRMIMYH; encoded by the coding sequence ATGTTTAACGGGAATGTATTGATTGCAGATCAGGGAAAAATCACATTCGAGAAAAATTATGGTTTAGCGAATGAAGAGACCGGACAAAAACTCGATAATAATACTGTTTTTGAGTTAGCATCAATTTCTAAACAATTTACTGCTATGGGAATTGTTCTGTTGGAAAAACAGGGAAAATTGAAATATGACGATAACATTTCGAAGTATATTCCTGAATTAAGCTTTTATGGAAATATCAGTATAAGAAACCTGCTTAATCATACCAACGGGCTTCCTGACTATATCAAGATTTTTGAAGAAAAATGGGATAAAACAAAAATTGCCACGAATCAGGATATTGTCAATCTGTTAGTACAATACCAACCCAAACCTGTCTTTCAACCAGGCGAAAAATATGAATATAGTGATACAGGATATACTGTACTGGCACTGATCATAGAAAAAGTGTCAGGAAAAACATTTGGACAGTTTTTGAAGGAAAGCATTTTTAAACCGTTAAAAATGGAAAATACGTTTGTGTACAGAAGGAGATTTGAAACAAAAGAAATAAAGAATTATGCTCTTGGGTATATCACTGACAGTTCAGGTCATAAAATACTTCCGGACAGTCTGGGGAAAGAGTTTTACACCTATTATCTGGATGGAATTGTGGGTGACGGAACAGTGAATTCTACCACGGAGGATTTGTTAAAATGGGACAGAGCACTGTATACTGACAAGCTGATTAACTCAAGGGATAAAGAGCTTATATTCAATTCTGTGAAGACAAAAAACGGAGAAGAAACACAATACGGATTTGGCTGGTTCATAGGAAATTCAAAAAAATATGGCAAAATTGTCTATCATTCCGGAGGTTGGCCAGGATATTCGACTTTTATAGAAAGGCATCTGGACAATGACAAAACAATAATAATTCTTCAGAATACTTCAGATACAAAAATAAATGCTGCATTGCAGCAAGTAAGAATGATCATGTATCATTAA
- a CDS encoding GLPGLI family protein gives MKYILLFCLFLPFLYFSQDFRFTYNYKFVADTLEKNTVSDELVVLDFNEKEKHSVFTGLKHIISDSTMRVQAERGVMAFPDPSMKVRYVVEKSADGPIYFYSPNHTPDAVVKVKEQRKLNWKISNEKRNLMGYTVRKATTTFGGRQWAAWFTAELPISDGPYKFHGLPGLILEVSDDTNTHTFSIVSIQKNKSDYLVLNDPTYKVAKSVTLAEYEKISQESPLERFKKKAFTGDIIFKTEEEKQGFLKNMDDKIKASKIHDNNPIELIYN, from the coding sequence ATGAAATATATACTTCTTTTCTGTCTGTTTTTGCCATTCCTGTATTTTTCGCAGGATTTCAGATTTACCTATAACTATAAATTCGTTGCGGATACTTTGGAGAAAAATACGGTTTCCGACGAACTCGTGGTCTTAGATTTTAATGAAAAAGAAAAACATTCTGTATTTACCGGCCTTAAGCATATCATTTCCGATTCAACCATGAGGGTACAGGCAGAAAGGGGAGTGATGGCATTTCCCGATCCTTCCATGAAAGTCAGGTATGTAGTAGAAAAATCTGCTGATGGTCCGATATATTTTTACAGTCCCAACCACACGCCGGATGCTGTGGTAAAAGTTAAAGAACAGAGAAAATTAAACTGGAAGATATCCAATGAAAAAAGGAACCTGATGGGGTATACCGTCCGGAAAGCAACGACAACATTTGGCGGAAGACAATGGGCTGCCTGGTTTACTGCTGAACTTCCTATTTCGGACGGGCCTTATAAATTCCACGGATTACCCGGACTTATTCTTGAAGTATCTGATGATACAAATACCCATACATTCAGTATCGTATCCATACAGAAAAATAAATCCGATTACCTTGTTTTGAATGATCCTACGTACAAAGTGGCGAAAAGTGTGACGCTGGCTGAATATGAAAAAATATCACAGGAAAGCCCTTTGGAAAGATTTAAGAAAAAGGCTTTTACAGGAGATATCATCTTTAAGACTGAGGAAGAAAAGCAGGGATTTTTAAAAAATATGGACGATAAAATAAAAGCAAGTAAAATACATGACAATAATCCTATTGAATTAATATATAATTGA
- a CDS encoding ferritin-like domain-containing protein, translating to METKSSAKKAPAKTASKTTSSKTTASKTSAKTPAKKDAAKELKDLFEDSLKDIYWAEKALVKALPNMMKNATNEKLKKAIEDHLAETETHVERLEACFEALEKKAQAKKCDAMQGILDEGKSIIEETEPGAVRDAGIIAAAQKVEHYEIATYGTISAFAKVLKEEECLQHLLQTLKEEKKCDELLTKVADTNLNSKAL from the coding sequence ATGGAAACGAAATCATCAGCTAAAAAAGCACCTGCGAAAACCGCATCAAAGACAACATCGTCTAAAACAACAGCATCTAAAACAAGTGCGAAAACACCTGCCAAAAAAGATGCTGCCAAAGAACTTAAAGATCTTTTCGAAGATTCATTAAAAGATATTTATTGGGCAGAAAAGGCACTGGTAAAAGCATTGCCGAACATGATGAAAAATGCCACCAATGAAAAGCTTAAAAAAGCGATCGAAGATCACCTTGCAGAAACAGAAACCCATGTAGAGCGTCTGGAAGCCTGCTTTGAAGCATTGGAAAAAAAAGCACAGGCCAAGAAATGCGATGCTATGCAGGGGATCCTGGATGAAGGGAAAAGCATCATCGAAGAAACAGAGCCGGGAGCAGTAAGGGATGCAGGAATCATTGCCGCTGCACAGAAAGTGGAGCATTATGAGATTGCTACCTACGGAACCATTTCTGCTTTTGCCAAAGTCCTGAAAGAAGAGGAGTGCCTTCAGCACCTTCTCCAGACACTGAAAGAAGAAAAGAAATGTGATGAGCTCCTGACAAAGGTGGCCGACACCAATCTGAACAGCAAAGCTTTATAA
- a CDS encoding succinate dehydrogenase/fumarate reductase iron-sulfur subunit — MHTRKKLNLTLKIWRQKNRNTKGRFETYSLSDVSTESSFLEMLDVLNEQLINDDKEPIAFDHDCREGICGMCSLYINGRAHGPDRGIATCQLHMRRFSDGETIVVEPWRSVAFPVIKDLITDRSAFDRIMASGGFISVNTSGSTLDANAILVDKDDADKSMDAAACISCGACVACCPNGAAMLFVGAKVSHFALLPQGKVEAQRRVLNMVKAMDEEGFGNCSVIGACEVECPKSISLDNIARLNREYMKAWVNKG, encoded by the coding sequence ATGCATACCCGTAAAAAACTTAATCTGACCCTGAAAATATGGCGCCAGAAAAACAGGAATACGAAAGGCCGTTTTGAAACCTACAGTCTTTCTGATGTCTCTACCGAATCTTCTTTCCTGGAAATGCTCGATGTCCTCAATGAACAGCTGATCAACGATGATAAGGAACCGATTGCCTTTGATCATGACTGCCGCGAAGGGATCTGCGGCATGTGCTCCCTGTATATTAATGGAAGAGCGCATGGTCCCGACCGGGGAATTGCTACCTGTCAGCTCCATATGCGCCGGTTTTCAGATGGAGAAACCATTGTGGTCGAACCCTGGCGCAGCGTTGCGTTCCCGGTCATTAAAGACCTGATCACAGACCGGAGTGCGTTTGACAGGATCATGGCATCCGGAGGCTTTATTTCCGTCAATACTTCCGGAAGTACGCTGGATGCGAATGCCATACTCGTTGATAAAGATGACGCCGACAAATCTATGGATGCCGCCGCATGCATCAGTTGCGGTGCGTGTGTGGCCTGCTGTCCCAACGGAGCCGCGATGCTGTTCGTAGGCGCTAAAGTTTCTCATTTTGCTCTTCTCCCGCAGGGTAAGGTAGAAGCGCAAAGGCGTGTCCTGAATATGGTAAAGGCAATGGATGAGGAAGGTTTCGGGAACTGCTCCGTTATCGGTGCGTGTGAAGTGGAATGCCCGAAGAGCATTTCCCTGGACAATATAGCCCGGCTGAACAGGGAATATATGAAAGCCTGGGTTAATAAGGGATAA